One Prodigiosinella aquatilis DNA window includes the following coding sequences:
- a CDS encoding YfgM family protein — protein MEVYTTENEQVEVVRRFFAENGKALVVGIVLGIGALAGWRFWQSHQDGNAMATSAAYQHVSDMLTAGKSDAVAAVEKFSADNSNNYGALASLELAHHFVEQKDFAKADQQLKQAQGQTKNDDLKALVNLRLARIQLQENQADEALKTLDMIKQTGWEALAADVRGDALASKGDNKGARDAYNKGMAANPPQALQSLLRLKLNNLPS, from the coding sequence GTGGAAGTCTATACCACAGAGAATGAACAGGTTGAGGTTGTTCGCCGTTTCTTTGCAGAAAACGGCAAGGCGCTTGTTGTCGGTATTGTGCTTGGTATTGGTGCACTGGCTGGCTGGCGTTTCTGGCAAAGCCATCAGGATGGCAATGCGATGGCGACATCAGCTGCTTACCAACATGTCAGTGACATGCTTACTGCTGGCAAATCTGATGCAGTTGCCGCGGTAGAGAAATTTTCTGCTGATAACAGTAATAATTACGGTGCACTGGCATCGCTTGAGCTAGCACACCACTTCGTGGAACAGAAAGATTTTGCTAAAGCTGATCAGCAGTTAAAACAGGCGCAGGGACAGACGAAAAATGATGATCTGAAAGCGTTGGTCAATCTGCGTTTGGCTCGTATTCAGTTGCAGGAAAATCAAGCGGATGAAGCGCTGAAAACACTTGATATGATCAAGCAGACCGGTTGGGAAGCGCTGGCTGCTGACGTTCGCGGTGATGCACTGGCTAGCAAAGGGGATAATAAAGGAGCGCGTGATGCTTACAACAAAGGCATGGCGGCAAATCCTCCCCAGGCATTGCAGTCTTTATTACGCTTGAAATTGAACAATCTGCCCAGCTAA
- the hisS gene encoding histidine--tRNA ligase — protein MAKNIQAIRGMNDYLPAETALWQRIEDSLKQVLGSYGYGEIRTPIVEQTSLFKRAIGEVTDVVEKEMYTFEDRNGDSLTLRPENTAGCVRAGIEHGILYNQEQRLWYVGPMFRHERPQKGRYRQFHQLGCEVFGLKGPDIDVELMLMTARWWRVLGIAEHVTLELNSIGSLDARARYREALIAFLEQHKDQLDEDCLRRMYTNPLRVLDSKNPQVQALLDDAPILTAYLDDESRTHFNELCELLTQSGIPYKINPRLVRGLDYYNRTVFEWVTNSLGSQGTVCAGGRYDGMVEQLGGPANTPAVGFAMGLERLILLVQAINPEFAALPSVDVYLISSGVGTQSAAMQLAERLRDDMPQLKVMTNYGGGNFKKQFTRADKSGARVALVLGENEVAAGEVVVKNLTSGEQETLMQADVAARLATLLG, from the coding sequence GTGGCGAAAAATATTCAAGCCATTCGCGGCATGAACGACTACCTGCCAGCTGAAACGGCATTGTGGCAGCGTATTGAAGACAGTCTGAAACAGGTGCTCGGCAGTTACGGGTATGGTGAAATCCGTACACCTATTGTCGAGCAAACATCTCTGTTCAAACGAGCTATTGGTGAAGTGACTGATGTCGTGGAAAAAGAGATGTATACCTTTGAGGACCGTAATGGCGATAGCCTGACATTGCGTCCTGAAAATACTGCGGGTTGTGTCCGTGCCGGTATTGAGCACGGTATTCTGTACAATCAGGAACAGCGGTTGTGGTACGTTGGTCCAATGTTTCGCCATGAACGTCCACAGAAAGGTCGTTATCGTCAGTTTCACCAGCTTGGTTGCGAAGTCTTTGGGCTGAAAGGACCCGATATTGATGTTGAGCTAATGCTGATGACCGCTCGCTGGTGGCGAGTGTTGGGGATTGCGGAGCACGTAACACTGGAACTGAATTCCATTGGTTCATTGGACGCCCGTGCCCGTTACCGCGAAGCGTTGATCGCGTTTCTTGAACAGCATAAAGATCAACTGGATGAAGATTGTCTGCGGCGTATGTACACCAACCCGCTGCGAGTTCTTGATTCAAAAAATCCTCAGGTGCAGGCATTATTGGATGATGCGCCGATACTTACCGCTTATCTGGATGATGAATCCCGCACGCATTTCAATGAATTGTGTGAACTTTTAACGCAGTCGGGTATCCCATATAAGATTAATCCGCGTCTGGTTCGTGGTCTGGATTATTACAACCGTACCGTTTTTGAATGGGTAACCAACAGTTTGGGCTCCCAAGGAACGGTATGTGCCGGTGGTCGTTATGATGGCATGGTAGAGCAATTGGGGGGACCGGCCAATACACCAGCGGTTGGTTTTGCCATGGGACTTGAGCGTCTGATTCTACTGGTTCAGGCGATTAATCCTGAATTCGCCGCATTACCCAGTGTTGATGTTTACCTGATTTCTTCCGGTGTAGGCACGCAGAGTGCGGCGATGCAACTGGCCGAAAGACTGCGTGATGACATGCCGCAACTGAAAGTGATGACTAATTACGGCGGTGGTAATTTTAAAAAGCAATTTACCCGTGCGGATAAAAGTGGCGCACGTGTTGCGCTGGTGTTGGGGGAAAATGAAGTAGCTGCCGGTGAGGTTGTGGTAAAAAACCTGACCAGTGGTGAACAGGAAACACTGATGCAGGCCGACGTTGCCGCACGATTGGCAACGCTACTGGGTTGA
- the ispG gene encoding flavodoxin-dependent (E)-4-hydroxy-3-methylbut-2-enyl-diphosphate synthase, translating to MHNAAPITRRKSTRIYVGKVPVGDGAPIAVQSMTNTRTTDVDATVKQIASLVRVGVDIVRVSVPTMDAAEAFKLIKQQVDIPLVADIHFDYRIALKVAEYGVDCLRINPGNIGNEARIRSVVDCARDKNIPIRIGVNAGSLEKDIQERYGEPTPEALVESAMRHVDILDRLNFDQFKVSVKASDVFLAVQSYRLLASRIDQPLHLGITEAGGARSGSVKSAIGLGMLLSEGIGDTLRISLAADPVEEVKVGFDILKSLRIRSRGINFIACPTCSRQEFDVIGTVNALEQRLEDIITPMDVSIIGCVVNGPGEALLSTLGVTGGNKKSGFYEDGTRQKERFDNDQMIDLLEAKIRAKATMLDEKQRIAINVVDK from the coding sequence ATGCATAACGCAGCGCCCATTACCCGTCGAAAATCAACCCGGATTTACGTTGGTAAGGTGCCTGTAGGTGATGGGGCACCGATTGCTGTGCAATCGATGACCAATACCCGGACCACCGATGTCGATGCGACAGTTAAACAAATCGCTTCACTGGTGCGTGTCGGGGTTGATATCGTCCGTGTTTCCGTGCCAACGATGGATGCTGCCGAAGCATTCAAGTTGATTAAACAGCAAGTGGATATCCCTCTGGTGGCCGATATACATTTCGACTACCGTATTGCGTTGAAAGTTGCCGAATATGGTGTCGATTGCCTGCGTATTAACCCTGGCAATATCGGTAATGAAGCACGTATCCGTTCCGTAGTGGATTGTGCACGTGACAAAAATATTCCTATCCGCATTGGTGTTAACGCTGGCTCGTTGGAAAAAGATATACAGGAAAGGTATGGCGAGCCGACACCGGAAGCATTGGTGGAATCAGCCATGCGGCACGTGGATATTCTGGATCGTCTTAACTTTGACCAGTTCAAAGTTAGTGTGAAAGCCTCTGATGTTTTCCTGGCAGTGCAATCTTACCGTTTGCTGGCATCCCGTATTGATCAGCCATTGCATTTGGGTATCACGGAAGCAGGTGGTGCGCGTAGTGGTTCAGTCAAGTCGGCGATCGGGCTGGGTATGCTGTTGTCGGAAGGTATCGGCGATACACTTCGTATTTCACTGGCGGCAGATCCCGTAGAAGAGGTCAAGGTCGGTTTTGACATCCTGAAATCCCTGCGCATTCGCTCTCGCGGTATTAATTTTATTGCTTGCCCCACCTGTTCACGTCAGGAGTTTGACGTGATTGGTACGGTGAATGCGTTGGAACAACGTCTGGAAGATATCATCACCCCTATGGATGTTTCCATTATCGGTTGTGTGGTAAACGGTCCGGGTGAAGCACTGCTTTCAACACTGGGTGTTACCGGCGGTAATAAGAAAAGCGGTTTTTATGAGGATGGTACTCGTCAGAAAGAGCGTTTTGATAATGACCAGATGATTGATCTGCTGGAAGCGAAAATCCGTGCCAAGGCCACAATGCTGGATGAAAAACAGCGTATTGCGATCAACGTGGTTGATAAATAA
- the rodZ gene encoding cytoskeleton protein RodZ, producing MNTEATQDNTASTIATPGERLRQARERLEFTQQVVAERLCLKVSTIREIEEDNTPASLSPTFLRGYIRSYAKLVHLPEEELLPMLEKHVVPSRTSNVALMQTFSLGKSRKKRDGWLMMLTWLILLVVLGLTVAWWWQNHQAQQQEINSMVDHTSAAQTSGGEQSVALGHSEQAPVDPDESATAGSETTNTAAPADNTATDTKNPPAAEVQPSVPPVTVPSATAPSQSATVPSQTPAVVSPSQAPVQSLLSQSATAAASTSPGSVTTAANTIVMHFTADCWLEVVDASGKKLFSGVQRSGGSLNLSGQAPYRLKIGAPAAVQIEYQGKPVDLSRFVRSHQVARLTLAAQ from the coding sequence ATGAATACTGAAGCCACTCAAGATAACACAGCATCAACGATAGCTACACCGGGCGAACGCCTGCGTCAGGCACGTGAGCGTTTGGAATTTACGCAACAAGTTGTTGCCGAACGCTTATGTCTGAAAGTGTCTACTATTCGTGAGATCGAAGAAGACAATACACCCGCCAGCCTCTCTCCTACTTTTCTGCGTGGCTATATCCGTTCCTATGCCAAATTAGTCCATCTGCCCGAAGAAGAGCTGCTACCGATGCTGGAAAAGCATGTGGTTCCCAGCCGGACCTCCAATGTGGCACTGATGCAGACTTTTTCGTTAGGCAAGAGCCGTAAAAAGCGAGACGGCTGGCTGATGATGCTCACTTGGTTAATTCTGCTGGTCGTTTTAGGATTGACCGTCGCCTGGTGGTGGCAGAACCATCAGGCACAGCAGCAGGAAATCAATTCTATGGTGGATCACACTAGCGCAGCGCAGACGAGTGGTGGAGAGCAGTCTGTTGCCCTCGGCCATAGTGAGCAGGCGCCGGTAGATCCTGATGAAAGTGCCACTGCCGGAAGCGAAACCACTAATACAGCGGCACCTGCCGATAATACCGCCACTGATACAAAAAATCCTCCTGCCGCCGAGGTACAGCCATCGGTTCCGCCAGTAACGGTTCCGTCGGCAACGGCTCCATCGCAGTCGGCAACGGTTCCATCACAGACGCCAGCGGTTGTTTCACCCAGTCAGGCTCCGGTTCAGTCATTGCTGAGCCAGAGTGCTACTGCTGCTGCCAGCACCTCGCCTGGTAGTGTGACAACAGCGGCGAATACCATTGTTATGCATTTTACAGCGGACTGCTGGCTGGAAGTGGTGGATGCTTCTGGTAAGAAATTATTCAGCGGTGTTCAGCGAAGTGGCGGCTCACTTAACCTAAGTGGCCAAGCGCCTTATCGACTGAAAATTGGTGCACCTGCGGCAGTACAGATTGAATATCAAGGTAAACCAGTTGATTTGAGCCGGTTTGTAAGAAGCCATCAAGTTGCGCGCTTAACGCTTGCCGCACAGTAA
- the pilW gene encoding type IV pilus biogenesis/stability protein PilW, giving the protein MSHKTNPRLAQTRLQLGLAYLARNHLDAARDNLEKAVLASPGDYRTQLGMALYEQRIGENGAAEQRYRQLLRQVPGNSDVMNNYGAFLCGLGQYVAAQQQFRAAIQLSDYSQVADALENAGYCFFKAGQNEDARQLISRALKYDPDKGGRLLLEADHQFVTGHYEQAQLLLDIYQPILPASAESLWLQIRFAALAGHTDEVNRYGLLLAQGFPQSKRYQQFLANEY; this is encoded by the coding sequence TTGTCACATAAGACGAATCCGCGGTTGGCACAAACGCGTTTACAATTGGGGCTGGCGTATTTGGCACGTAATCATCTGGATGCCGCCCGCGATAATTTGGAAAAAGCGGTACTGGCTTCACCGGGTGATTATCGTACTCAACTGGGAATGGCGCTTTATGAGCAACGTATCGGCGAAAATGGTGCAGCTGAGCAGCGCTATCGTCAGTTGTTACGGCAGGTACCCGGTAATAGTGACGTGATGAATAATTACGGTGCGTTTCTTTGTGGTTTAGGGCAGTATGTAGCAGCTCAGCAACAGTTTCGTGCGGCTATACAACTCTCTGATTACAGTCAGGTTGCTGATGCTCTGGAAAATGCGGGGTACTGCTTTTTCAAAGCTGGGCAGAATGAAGACGCACGTCAATTGATTAGCCGGGCGCTGAAGTACGACCCCGACAAAGGGGGGCGGTTGCTGTTGGAAGCGGACCATCAGTTCGTGACAGGACATTATGAACAGGCGCAATTGCTCCTGGATATTTATCAGCCGATTCTTCCGGCCAGTGCTGAAAGTTTATGGCTACAGATTCGTTTCGCCGCGCTGGCAGGGCATACTGACGAGGTTAATCGTTATGGTTTGTTGCTGGCGCAAGGTTTTCCACAATCTAAACGGTACCAGCAGTTTTTAGCTAATGAATACTGA
- a CDS encoding bifunctional tRNA (adenosine(37)-C2)-methyltransferase TrmG/ribosomal RNA large subunit methyltransferase RlmN → MSEQTASPISVVSDAIVKKDAEKINLLDFNRQQMRTFFAELGEKPFRADQVMKWMYHYCCDDFTQMTDINKVLRSKLQEIAEIRAPEVVDEQRSSDGTIKWAILVGGQRVETVYIPEEDRATLCVSSQVGCALECKFCSTGQQGFNRNLRVSEIIGQVWRAAKIIGTAKVTGQRPITNVVMMGMGEPLLNLNNVVPAMEIMLDDFGFGLSKRRVTLSTSGVVPALDKLGDMIDVALAISLHAPNDEIRNEIMPINKKYNIETFLGAVHRYLEKSNANQGRVTVEYVLLDHINDDTEHAHQLAACLKDTPCKINLIPWNPFPGAPYGRSSNSRVDRFSKVLMEYGFTTIVRKTRGDDIDAACGQLAGEVVDRTKRTLKKAMAGEPITVKTV, encoded by the coding sequence ATGTCTGAACAAACTGCATCCCCAATTTCTGTTGTATCTGACGCTATCGTCAAAAAAGACGCTGAAAAAATTAATCTGCTGGATTTTAACCGCCAACAGATGAGAACTTTCTTTGCCGAGTTGGGGGAAAAACCCTTTCGGGCCGACCAGGTCATGAAGTGGATGTATCATTACTGTTGTGACGATTTCACCCAGATGACCGACATCAATAAGGTCTTACGTAGCAAGTTGCAGGAAATTGCAGAAATTCGTGCGCCGGAAGTGGTAGACGAACAGCGCTCTTCCGATGGCACTATCAAATGGGCGATTCTGGTTGGCGGCCAGCGTGTGGAAACGGTGTATATTCCGGAAGAAGATCGCGCAACATTGTGTGTTTCATCTCAGGTAGGCTGTGCGCTGGAGTGTAAGTTTTGCTCTACCGGGCAGCAAGGGTTCAACCGTAATCTGCGAGTATCGGAAATTATCGGGCAGGTATGGCGGGCGGCAAAAATAATCGGTACGGCCAAAGTGACCGGGCAACGTCCTATCACCAATGTGGTAATGATGGGGATGGGGGAGCCGTTGTTGAATCTGAACAATGTTGTACCTGCAATGGAAATCATGCTGGATGATTTCGGATTCGGGTTATCCAAACGTCGCGTCACGCTCTCAACATCGGGCGTGGTACCTGCACTGGATAAACTTGGCGACATGATTGATGTGGCACTGGCTATTTCCCTGCATGCGCCAAATGACGAAATTCGTAACGAAATTATGCCGATTAATAAAAAGTATAATATCGAAACTTTCCTGGGAGCAGTACACCGCTATCTGGAAAAGTCCAATGCCAACCAGGGGCGCGTTACAGTGGAGTATGTGTTGTTGGATCACATCAATGATGATACCGAGCACGCCCACCAGCTGGCGGCATGCCTGAAAGATACGCCATGCAAGATCAATCTGATTCCATGGAATCCGTTCCCTGGCGCACCTTATGGACGTAGTTCCAACAGTCGTGTTGACCGTTTTTCCAAAGTACTGATGGAGTATGGCTTCACCACGATCGTACGTAAAACTCGTGGTGATGATATTGATGCCGCCTGCGGACAGTTGGCTGGGGAGGTTGTCGACCGGACTAAACGTACTTTGAAGAAAGCGATGGCTGGGGAACCTATCACCGTCAAGACGGTCTGA
- the ndk gene encoding nucleoside-diphosphate kinase — protein MTVERTFSIIKPNAVAKNAIGAIYARFESAGFKIIAAKMLHLTREQAEGFYAEHKGKPFFDGLVDFMTSGPIMVQVLEGENAVQRNRDIMGATNPANALAGTLRADYADSFTENAVHGSDAVASAEREIAYFFSADEICPRSC, from the coding sequence ATGACGGTAGAACGTACCTTTTCCATCATAAAGCCCAATGCTGTGGCAAAGAACGCTATCGGCGCGATTTATGCCCGTTTCGAAAGCGCTGGTTTTAAAATTATTGCAGCTAAAATGCTGCATCTGACCCGTGAGCAGGCAGAAGGTTTTTATGCCGAGCATAAAGGTAAACCCTTCTTCGACGGCTTGGTGGATTTCATGACCTCTGGCCCGATTATGGTGCAGGTACTGGAAGGTGAGAATGCTGTCCAGCGTAACCGCGACATTATGGGAGCGACTAATCCGGCTAACGCACTGGCAGGTACGCTGCGTGCAGACTATGCCGATAGTTTCACTGAAAATGCCGTTCACGGTTCCGATGCAGTCGCTTCTGCCGAGCGTGAAATTGCTTATTTCTTCAGTGCTGATGAAATCTGCCCGCGTTCTTGTTAA
- the sseA gene encoding 3-mercaptopyruvate sulfurtransferase, with product MSTSCSDIFISSSWLSTHLNDPDIALIDARMLTAGSTTGDMHNEYNAGHLPGAVFFDIEAFSDHQSPFPHMMPDTGVFSLEMGKLGLSEQQHFVVYDEGNLFSAPRAWWMLRTFGVNQVSILSGGLAGWKQRQFPLETGDINRPATTFHAHLDATKIRQCDEVLAISRDHSEQIVDARSASRFSGEANEPRAGLRCGHIPGSLNVPWTELVADGALKPAEELIAIFHQHGVDIQRPVIASCGSGVTAAVVVLALTALNARQVSLYDGSWSEWGARDDLPVTTRT from the coding sequence ATGTCTACATCCTGTTCCGATATTTTTATTTCATCATCCTGGCTTAGCACACATCTGAACGATCCTGATATAGCACTGATTGACGCCCGCATGCTGACAGCAGGCAGTACGACCGGCGATATGCATAATGAATACAACGCAGGTCATCTGCCTGGTGCCGTTTTTTTCGATATTGAAGCATTTTCTGATCATCAAAGTCCTTTCCCACATATGATGCCGGATACCGGCGTATTCTCTCTGGAGATGGGAAAACTAGGACTCAGCGAGCAACAACATTTTGTTGTCTATGATGAAGGCAATCTTTTCTCCGCACCACGCGCTTGGTGGATGTTGCGTACATTTGGTGTAAACCAGGTGTCTATTCTTAGTGGTGGCCTGGCTGGGTGGAAGCAACGTCAGTTTCCGCTGGAGACAGGAGATATAAACCGTCCGGCAACGACGTTCCATGCCCATCTTGATGCAACAAAAATTCGCCAGTGTGACGAGGTGCTGGCTATCAGCCGCGATCATTCGGAACAAATTGTTGACGCTCGGTCGGCATCCCGCTTTAGCGGCGAAGCGAATGAACCACGGGCGGGGCTGCGCTGCGGCCACATTCCCGGTAGCCTTAACGTCCCCTGGACAGAGCTGGTTGCCGACGGCGCATTAAAACCGGCAGAAGAATTGATAGCCATTTTCCACCAGCATGGCGTAGATATTCAGCGTCCAGTCATCGCCAGCTGTGGTTCTGGTGTTACTGCCGCAGTAGTCGTTCTCGCGCTTACAGCACTGAATGCCAGACAAGTATCACTTTACGATGGTTCCTGGAGTGAATGGGGTGCCAGAGACGATCTGCCGGTTACCACCCGGACGTAA
- the sseB gene encoding enhanced serine sensitivity protein SseB, whose product MDFSPQNKLEEVLTLAATEPAHRPEFFSELMDATVYVLGSSDENEVFGEKTLQSDSNIQLQHWEKPDGSSVIPFFSSLEALQLAVSEEQAFLALPTRTLFEFTQGVALFLNPKLPYGKEFLPQEIEHLLSGEGNSLIQQSVIEDDAEILIGQPAEMPVQMIDSLTQLFTKYPQVHRAFLVQIQEPDEEQPHLLIGIDADNDVEDIIHAAGTVASDTLPDDGSIDLCLVRNNEPGISHYMTQHTTPFYERKWGSFLRDFKKTVQA is encoded by the coding sequence ATGGATTTTTCACCGCAGAATAAACTGGAAGAAGTCTTAACATTGGCAGCAACGGAGCCTGCGCATCGGCCTGAATTTTTCAGTGAGCTTATGGATGCAACGGTTTATGTTCTGGGCAGTAGCGATGAGAATGAGGTATTCGGAGAAAAAACGTTGCAGTCGGACAGTAACATCCAACTTCAGCATTGGGAAAAACCTGATGGTAGCTCAGTGATTCCTTTTTTCTCTTCACTGGAAGCGTTGCAACTGGCTGTGAGTGAAGAACAGGCATTTTTGGCGTTGCCAACCCGCACCCTGTTTGAATTTACCCAGGGAGTGGCCCTATTCTTGAATCCTAAATTACCCTATGGAAAAGAGTTCCTGCCGCAGGAGATTGAGCATCTGCTTTCTGGTGAAGGCAACAGTCTGATTCAGCAGAGCGTGATTGAAGACGACGCTGAAATACTGATTGGTCAACCAGCTGAAATGCCAGTACAGATGATTGACTCACTGACCCAGCTGTTTACCAAATATCCGCAGGTACATCGGGCGTTTCTGGTACAGATTCAGGAGCCAGATGAGGAACAGCCGCACCTGTTGATTGGTATTGATGCAGATAACGATGTCGAAGACATTATTCATGCGGCGGGTACGGTGGCCAGTGATACGTTACCGGATGATGGTTCAATCGATCTTTGCCTGGTACGGAACAATGAACCCGGTATCAGCCATTATATGACACAGCACACTACACCGTTTTATGAACGCAAATGGGGTAGTTTCCTGCGGGATTTCAAAAAGACGGTTCAGGCCTGA
- the pepB gene encoding aminopeptidase PepB, producing the protein MTTETMLITLSHQPADARWGEKATLTANEQGFIIHLSGGAPLNTIQCAARKIDGQGIKHVKLAGEGWDLESSWAFWQGYRGPKGKCIVDWAPLDETAQLELDRRLKIIDWVRDTINLPAENLGPEQLATRAIDLLCAVNCDSVSYRITKGDDLREQNYAGLHTVGRGSDRSPVLLALDYNPTGNPDAPVLACLVGKGITFDSGGYSLKGSSFMDSMKSDMGGAALATGALALAASRGLKQRVKLFLCCADNMVSGNAFKLGDIISYRNGKTVEVMNTDAEGRLVLADGLIDASEQNPQWIIDCATLTGAAKTALGNDYHALFSFDDALVDSLMGSAREENEPFWRLPLAEFHRQHLPSSFAELNNVAGSAHTAGASTAAAFLSYFVKNYQQGWLHIDCSATYRKSAVEQWSAGATGLGVRTLANFLLSKAD; encoded by the coding sequence ATGACAACCGAAACTATGCTGATAACCCTTTCCCACCAACCTGCTGATGCGCGCTGGGGCGAAAAAGCCACGTTAACTGCCAACGAACAGGGCTTTATCATTCATCTGTCAGGTGGTGCTCCACTGAATACTATTCAGTGCGCGGCACGAAAAATTGACGGACAGGGTATCAAACACGTCAAGCTGGCAGGTGAAGGCTGGGATCTGGAAAGTAGCTGGGCGTTTTGGCAAGGTTACCGCGGGCCGAAAGGGAAATGTATTGTCGATTGGGCTCCGTTGGATGAAACCGCGCAACTGGAACTGGATCGTCGCCTGAAAATTATCGACTGGGTGCGCGATACTATTAACCTGCCGGCAGAGAATCTTGGACCGGAACAATTAGCGACGCGAGCTATCGATCTACTGTGTGCCGTGAACTGTGATTCGGTGTCCTACCGCATTACCAAAGGTGATGATTTGCGCGAGCAAAACTATGCCGGCCTGCACACGGTCGGCCGTGGTTCTGATCGTTCACCAGTATTGCTGGCGTTGGATTATAACCCGACGGGTAACCCGGATGCGCCAGTGTTGGCCTGTCTGGTAGGGAAAGGAATTACTTTTGATTCCGGTGGCTATAGTCTGAAGGGCAGCAGCTTCATGGATTCCATGAAGTCTGATATGGGTGGTGCCGCGTTGGCGACCGGTGCGCTGGCGCTGGCGGCTTCCCGTGGTTTGAAACAACGGGTGAAATTGTTCCTGTGCTGTGCGGATAACATGGTCAGCGGTAATGCTTTCAAACTGGGTGATATTATCAGCTATCGTAACGGTAAAACGGTGGAAGTGATGAATACCGATGCGGAGGGTCGTCTGGTACTGGCCGACGGTCTGATTGATGCCTCTGAACAGAATCCGCAGTGGATTATCGACTGCGCGACGTTGACTGGTGCAGCAAAAACCGCATTAGGTAATGATTATCACGCGCTATTCAGTTTTGATGATGCGCTGGTGGACTCGCTGATGGGCAGTGCACGTGAAGAGAATGAACCGTTTTGGCGTCTGCCGTTGGCAGAGTTTCACCGTCAGCATTTGCCTTCCAGCTTTGCCGAGCTGAACAACGTGGCTGGGTCGGCACATACTGCTGGTGCCAGCACGGCTGCCGCTTTCCTCTCCTATTTTGTGAAAAACTATCAGCAAGGCTGGCTGCACATCGATTGCTCCGCCACTTATCGTAAAAGTGCCGTAGAACAGTGGTCGGCGGGAGCAACCGGTTTAGGGGTACGCACACTGGCCAACTTCCTGTTGAGTAAAGCGGATTAA
- the iscX gene encoding Fe-S cluster assembly protein IscX, whose protein sequence is MGLKWADSRAIGEALYDRYPDVDPKTVRFTDMHQWICELDDFDDQPESSSEKILEAILLVWLDEAE, encoded by the coding sequence ATGGGGCTGAAATGGGCGGATAGCCGCGCTATTGGTGAGGCGCTCTATGATCGTTATCCTGATGTTGATCCGAAAACGGTGCGTTTCACCGATATGCACCAATGGATTTGTGAATTAGATGATTTTGATGATCAGCCCGAGTCTTCTAGTGAAAAAATTCTGGAAGCGATTTTGCTGGTCTGGCTGGATGAAGCTGAATAA
- the fdx gene encoding ISC system 2Fe-2S type ferredoxin has protein sequence MPKIVFLPHQDLCPDGAVLEAECGETILDVALRNGIEIEHACEKSCACTTCHCIVREGFDSLPESTEDEDDMLDKAWGLEPESRLGCQARVTDEDLVVEIPRYTINHAREH, from the coding sequence ATGCCTAAGATTGTTTTTCTGCCACATCAGGACTTATGTCCAGACGGGGCGGTTTTGGAAGCAGAATGTGGTGAAACCATTCTCGACGTTGCATTACGTAATGGTATTGAAATTGAACATGCCTGCGAAAAGTCCTGTGCCTGTACCACTTGTCACTGCATTGTCCGTGAAGGATTTGATTCGTTGCCGGAAAGTACCGAGGATGAAGACGATATGCTGGATAAAGCCTGGGGGCTGGAACCAGAAAGTCGTTTAGGTTGTCAGGCTCGGGTCACCGATGAAGATCTGGTGGTGGAAATTCCACGGTACACGATTAACCACGCGCGCGAACATTAA